One candidate division WOR-3 bacterium DNA segment encodes these proteins:
- a CDS encoding FtsW/RodA/SpoVE family cell cycle protein: MLLYEDKLGDKIKNANYGLLIIVAVLLGISVITVFSAHQRASIFSFEATKIPYKHVFNILLGFAALFIAFCIPLKRTDNTVLILFFAFVASVMLFGVILFGEDINGAHRWIKIGSINFQPSEIAKIVLIFYVSHYIKKKNTRIKETNVKWSWGLLVVIGGIIALIAVEPDVSTALVLILLVFVFFFVGRVPIKFSFVLIMSVLIIGVMLYLLPGSRFKHIDVRINNYISSIRQGELNSQGNKQIENSILAYANGGFFGRGICRGELKNGSFIPEIDRDMIAAAIGEEMGLAGVILMMSLYFAILVIGFKTAVFFEDKDKYLYFLAIGISVNIFLFAIIHAFISIGALPATGLVLPFMSYGGTSMVSNMFLIGILLNISALSKNHELNENLIKKRELIFFNSKNAVSPDQRRTLERKKTVRAL; this comes from the coding sequence ATGCTCCTTTATGAAGATAAGTTGGGAGATAAAATCAAAAACGCCAACTATGGTCTTTTGATTATTGTCGCGGTTTTATTGGGTATAAGTGTGATAACTGTTTTTTCAGCCCATCAAAGAGCTTCAATATTCAGTTTCGAAGCCACGAAAATTCCTTACAAGCATGTATTCAACATATTGCTCGGTTTTGCCGCTCTTTTTATAGCGTTTTGCATACCTTTAAAGAGGACTGACAACACTGTATTGATCCTTTTTTTCGCTTTTGTAGCTTCAGTTATGCTGTTCGGTGTGATTCTTTTCGGAGAAGACATAAATGGCGCACACAGGTGGATTAAAATCGGGAGTATCAATTTTCAACCTTCTGAGATAGCTAAAATAGTCCTGATATTTTACGTGTCACACTACATAAAGAAAAAAAACACGCGGATAAAAGAAACCAACGTCAAGTGGTCTTGGGGGCTTCTTGTCGTGATAGGCGGCATAATTGCTTTGATAGCTGTAGAGCCTGATGTATCTACCGCGCTGGTGCTTATTCTTCTGGTTTTTGTTTTCTTTTTTGTGGGCAGAGTTCCAATAAAATTTTCTTTTGTACTGATAATGAGCGTTTTGATCATCGGTGTAATGCTGTATTTACTGCCAGGCAGCAGATTCAAGCATATAGATGTCAGGATAAACAACTATATATCATCGATAAGACAGGGAGAGTTGAATTCCCAGGGTAACAAGCAGATAGAAAATTCAATTCTCGCTTACGCAAACGGCGGATTTTTCGGCAGGGGAATCTGCAGGGGTGAATTGAAAAATGGTTCATTCATTCCAGAAATTGACAGGGATATGATCGCTGCGGCGATCGGTGAGGAAATGGGTTTGGCAGGCGTGATTTTGATGATGTCTCTGTATTTTGCCATACTCGTAATTGGCTTCAAAACGGCAGTGTTTTTTGAAGACAAAGACAAGTACCTTTATTTTCTCGCGATTGGCATATCAGTCAATATTTTCCTTTTCGCGATTATTCACGCTTTTATAAGCATTGGAGCGCTTCCTGCGACAGGGTTGGTTTTGCCATTCATGTCTTACGGCGGAACTTCAATGGTCAGCAATATGTTTTTGATCGGAATACTTTTGAACATTTCTGCGCTTTCTAAAAACCATGAACTTAACGAGAATTTGATAAAAAAGAGAGAATTGATTTTTTTCAACTCTAAAAATGCCGTGAGCCCGGATCAAAGAAGGACACTTGAGCGCAAAAAAACGGTGAGAGCGCTTTGA
- a CDS encoding UDP-N-acetylglucosamine--N-acetylmuramyl-(pentapeptide) pyrophosphoryl-undecaprenol N-acetylglucosamine transferase produces the protein MRRSKLIIAVGATGGHIYPALACAEELKIRCELVFLGSERGLGEKLLKSSGFRFEKIKSNPWAGKTLVEKLRALFSFISGTIMSLKIMSREKPFAVFATGSFTTVPVLAACVLSALPFFIFEPDVEPGMTTKYFGVKAKKIFLSYEDTREHLPKTHRTLFTGTPVRARIGKVPFEEAREKFGFSKNDKVILVFGGSQGSAKIEKTFFEMCEKYGVPENAKIIASSGKFSQGLFEKCGQRILCMNYIEDMPSAYACADTVVARAGAMTVAELITAKKFSVLIPLPIARGHQEENARQLEKLGWAIVLKENELDAPVLYEAVKTALAKNLDKKENYHRMKNSARLIAREICGAD, from the coding sequence TTGAGAAGAAGTAAACTGATAATAGCTGTCGGCGCGACTGGAGGGCATATATATCCGGCTTTAGCTTGTGCAGAAGAGTTGAAAATAAGATGTGAGTTGGTTTTTCTCGGCAGCGAAAGGGGATTAGGCGAAAAATTACTCAAGTCAAGCGGTTTCAGGTTCGAAAAAATTAAGAGTAATCCATGGGCAGGGAAAACGCTTGTTGAAAAATTACGGGCGTTATTTTCGTTTATTTCAGGAACTATTATGAGTTTGAAAATTATGTCCAGGGAAAAGCCGTTTGCTGTTTTCGCGACGGGATCTTTCACAACGGTTCCAGTGTTGGCTGCGTGCGTATTGAGCGCCCTTCCTTTTTTTATTTTCGAACCGGATGTTGAGCCCGGGATGACGACTAAATATTTTGGCGTAAAAGCCAAAAAAATATTTTTGTCATACGAGGACACTCGCGAACACCTGCCGAAAACCCACAGAACTCTTTTTACCGGAACTCCGGTGAGAGCCAGAATAGGCAAAGTACCATTTGAGGAAGCGAGAGAGAAATTCGGATTTTCTAAGAATGATAAGGTGATACTTGTTTTTGGCGGGAGTCAGGGCTCTGCGAAAATCGAAAAAACATTTTTTGAAATGTGCGAAAAATACGGAGTTCCTGAAAACGCAAAAATCATTGCTTCATCTGGTAAATTTTCACAGGGTTTGTTCGAGAAGTGCGGGCAAAGGATATTGTGCATGAATTACATTGAAGATATGCCTTCTGCTTACGCATGCGCCGATACGGTAGTGGCGCGCGCGGGAGCGATGACCGTAGCTGAATTGATAACGGCGAAAAAATTTTCTGTCTTGATCCCTTTGCCTATAGCGAGAGGTCATCAAGAAGAAAATGCTCGTCAGTTAGAAAAATTAGGTTGGGCTATTGTATTGAAGGAAAACGAACTCGATGCGCCTGTTCTCTACGAAGCTGTCAAAACAGCTCTGGCGAAAAACTTGGACAAAAAAGAAAACTATCACCGGATGAAAAATTCAGCTCGGTTAATCGCAAGGGAGATTTGCGGTGCAGACTAA
- the murC gene encoding UDP-N-acetylmuramate--L-alanine ligase has translation MQTKNVHLMGVCGAGMTPLAVMMKKKGFNVSGCDKNLNQNADILKNEGIKIEKGHSIKHVEGIELLVYSRAIDFSCEELKAAENMKIRIISRGEALKEQIGDRELIGVAGTHGKTTTTSMLVHVLTDNGIRVLGMAGGSPIGWESGLVWSKEGWAVCELDESDRTFLLFKPSLGVITSIEADHIGKYYASEQEVWEAFREFALKSKKCLVHVCDKLTENLAKMKIDGLMTVGKKGYCDFLFEEKDGSAFFKGQKINLKMKGKHNLKNAAVVLAVSEMLGLKIEEAVKSLESFQGVKRRMELVIKTKRCEFISDYAHHPTEIKNAIDSLKDEGKKITAVFQPHLFSRTKEFFFEFARSLSEADEIILLPVYPARENPIEGVDSGLIAEALKSMGRSSTMVFSESELLMLLRKLNPTGIITLLGAGDADLMRENIVRVLKENAND, from the coding sequence GTGCAGACTAAAAACGTCCATTTGATGGGGGTATGCGGAGCAGGCATGACGCCTCTTGCTGTTATGATGAAAAAAAAAGGTTTCAATGTCAGTGGCTGCGACAAAAATTTGAATCAAAACGCAGATATTCTAAAAAACGAGGGAATAAAAATTGAAAAGGGACACTCGATAAAACATGTCGAAGGAATTGAATTACTCGTCTATTCCAGAGCCATAGACTTTTCTTGCGAGGAACTGAAAGCCGCCGAGAATATGAAGATAAGAATAATTTCAAGAGGAGAGGCTTTGAAGGAACAGATCGGGGACAGAGAATTGATTGGAGTCGCTGGAACTCACGGCAAGACTACGACGACTTCTATGCTCGTTCACGTTTTAACCGATAACGGCATTCGAGTTCTCGGAATGGCAGGAGGTTCTCCAATCGGATGGGAAAGCGGGTTGGTCTGGTCAAAAGAGGGTTGGGCTGTTTGCGAATTGGACGAAAGCGACAGAACTTTTCTTCTATTCAAACCAAGCTTGGGGGTCATAACTTCGATCGAAGCCGACCATATTGGAAAATATTACGCAAGTGAACAGGAAGTATGGGAAGCTTTCAGGGAATTCGCTTTGAAATCAAAGAAATGTTTAGTCCACGTATGCGACAAACTGACAGAAAATTTGGCAAAAATGAAAATTGATGGGCTTATGACAGTTGGCAAAAAGGGATATTGCGATTTTCTTTTCGAAGAAAAAGACGGATCGGCTTTCTTTAAAGGGCAAAAAATAAATTTGAAGATGAAAGGGAAACACAATCTTAAAAACGCTGCCGTTGTTTTAGCTGTGTCTGAAATGTTGGGTCTAAAAATCGAAGAAGCAGTTAAATCTCTTGAGAGCTTTCAGGGGGTAAAAAGAAGAATGGAACTTGTCATCAAAACAAAGCGCTGTGAGTTCATAAGCGATTACGCACACCACCCAACGGAAATAAAAAACGCCATAGATTCCCTTAAAGATGAAGGAAAAAAGATTACGGCGGTTTTTCAGCCCCACTTGTTTTCCAGAACGAAAGAATTTTTCTTTGAGTTTGCACGATCCCTTTCTGAAGCGGATGAAATAATACTTTTGCCGGTTTACCCGGCAAGGGAAAATCCGATTGAAGGCGTCGACTCAGGGTTGATAGCCGAAGCGCTTAAATCCATGGGCAGGAGTTCAACAATGGTCTTTTCTGAGAGCGAACTGCTGATGCTATTGAGGAAACTTAATCCGACTGGAATTATCACTCTTCTTGGAGCCGGAGACGCTGATCTAATGAGAGAAAACATAGTCCGTGTTTTAAAGGAAAACGCAAATGATTGA